The Desulfosporosinus acidiphilus SJ4 genome has a window encoding:
- the glmS gene encoding glutamine--fructose-6-phosphate transaminase (isomerizing): MCGIVGYVGKQVAIPILVEGLKKLEYRGYDSAGVAVLDTDKISVSKSVGKLVALEKEIGDNFSQSCIGIGHTRWATHGRPSHVNAHPHGDCGQDFAVVHNGIIENYLELKDQLIEKGHSFVSETDTEVLAHLVEDFYQGDLEAAVRKVLEVISGSFALVVLSRKEPDKLVAARKDSPMVVGLGTGEFFVASDITAILNHTRQVYILDDGEMVVIQEDGVRVSDFMGNPREKEVMHVKWDAVAAEKGGYEHFMLKEIHEQPRALRDTILGRLEEEKVVLQEVDLSSEQLSQMHKVYIVACGTAWHAGLVGKTLIERWAHLPVEVDIASEFRYRSPLIDEHTLVVVVSQSGETADTLAALREAKNRGARVIAITNVVGSTVSRDAHDVIYTWAGPEIAVASTKAYTTQLEGMVLLGLYLAQVKGTLPASKIGEIISDLKEIPAQVQEILDQESSIRQLAQSFVGVEDAFFLGRSLDWAVSMEGALKMKEISYIHAEAYAAGELKHGTLALVTEQTPVIALATQRDVFDKTVSNIKEVKARDAKVFGMTYKGNTSLAKSVDHVIYIPETRDELAPILTVIPLQLLAYYVSVARGCDVDKPRNLAKSVTVE; this comes from the coding sequence ATGTGCGGAATCGTTGGATATGTGGGGAAACAAGTTGCTATTCCTATTTTAGTAGAAGGTTTAAAGAAATTAGAATATCGTGGGTATGACTCAGCCGGGGTAGCCGTGTTGGATACTGATAAAATATCTGTGTCCAAAAGTGTTGGCAAATTGGTCGCCTTGGAGAAGGAGATCGGAGATAATTTTTCCCAATCCTGCATAGGCATTGGTCATACACGCTGGGCTACTCACGGACGTCCTTCCCATGTCAATGCCCATCCTCATGGGGATTGCGGACAGGATTTTGCAGTGGTGCACAACGGGATTATCGAGAATTATCTGGAATTAAAAGATCAGCTTATCGAAAAAGGGCATTCCTTTGTTTCGGAAACTGATACAGAAGTGTTGGCGCACCTTGTTGAAGACTTTTACCAAGGAGATCTGGAAGCTGCCGTTCGCAAGGTCTTAGAAGTTATTAGCGGTTCCTTCGCTCTGGTCGTGCTCAGCCGCAAGGAACCGGATAAGCTGGTAGCGGCTCGCAAAGACAGCCCCATGGTTGTCGGGCTTGGTACTGGAGAATTTTTTGTCGCCAGTGACATAACCGCTATTTTAAACCATACTCGCCAAGTTTATATTTTAGATGACGGTGAAATGGTTGTAATCCAAGAAGATGGGGTTAGAGTTTCAGATTTCATGGGAAATCCTCGTGAAAAAGAAGTCATGCATGTTAAGTGGGATGCTGTAGCAGCAGAAAAAGGCGGCTATGAACACTTTATGCTTAAAGAAATTCACGAGCAGCCTCGTGCCTTAAGAGATACAATACTGGGGCGTTTAGAGGAGGAGAAAGTTGTTCTCCAGGAAGTGGATTTGTCCTCAGAACAACTCTCTCAGATGCATAAAGTATATATTGTTGCTTGCGGAACAGCTTGGCATGCCGGCTTAGTAGGCAAGACTCTGATAGAGCGCTGGGCCCATCTCCCTGTAGAAGTGGACATTGCTTCAGAGTTTCGCTATCGCTCGCCGCTCATTGATGAGCACACTCTGGTTGTGGTTGTAAGTCAGTCCGGTGAAACGGCAGATACTTTAGCTGCTTTAAGAGAAGCTAAAAATCGGGGCGCGCGTGTCATCGCCATCACCAATGTCGTGGGCAGCACAGTATCCAGGGACGCTCATGATGTAATATATACCTGGGCAGGTCCGGAAATTGCGGTGGCCTCGACAAAAGCTTATACAACTCAATTAGAAGGTATGGTCTTACTTGGATTGTATCTTGCTCAAGTTAAAGGAACTTTGCCTGCAAGCAAAATCGGTGAAATTATCAGTGATTTAAAAGAGATCCCTGCTCAAGTGCAGGAAATTCTTGATCAGGAGAGCAGCATTCGTCAATTAGCCCAATCCTTTGTGGGCGTAGAAGATGCTTTCTTCCTGGGTCGCTCTTTAGACTGGGCCGTATCTATGGAGGGCGCTCTGAAGATGAAGGAGATTTCCTATATTCATGCTGAAGCCTATGCTGCAGGAGAATTAAAACACGGTACTTTAGCCCTTGTCACAGAACAGACCCCTGTCATTGCCTTAGCAACACAACGAGACGTATTTGATAAGACTGTTTCCAATATCAAAGAAGTAAAAGCCCGGGATGCCAAAGTCTTCGGAATGACTTACAAAGGCAACACCAGTCTTGCCAAGTCTGTAGACCATGTTATTTATATTCCTGAGACAAGGGATGAACTGGCCCCGATTCTGACAGTTATTCCGCTCCAACTCTTGGCTTATTATGTCTCTGTGGCCAGAGGGTGCGACGTTGACAAGCCGAGGAATTTGGCAAAGAGTGTGACGGTTGAGTAG
- the glmM gene encoding phosphoglucosamine mutase, which yields MGRLFGTDGVRGVANSQLTPGLAFRLGQAGAYVLSKEHPHPRIVIGKDTRISGDMLEAALIAGICSVGADVLRVGVLPTPAIAYLTRTLDVSAGVVISASHNPVQDNGIKFFDSTGFKLPDAIEDEIESIVLNEDKPWDTPIGGEVGRVIEVKDAGERYINFLKQSIGRLDGLKVVLDCANGAAAYVGPAALREFGVEVIPIFHTPDGVNINAGCGSTHPEELQRAVLEHSADLGLANDGDADRLIAVDELGNILDGDFIMVICALAQKAKGTLAENAVVVTVMSNLGLHLALKEAGITIHETQVGDRYVMEELLRTGAKLGGEQSGHIIFLDQNTTGDGLLTALHLLSVVKEREIPLSQLALQMQRLPQVLLNARVTNKERLMSDDRILAKVREAEEVLGGRGRVLVRPSGTEPLIRVMVEGPDQEKLTELAQGVIDFIIKCDA from the coding sequence TTGGGCCGACTCTTTGGAACCGATGGAGTGCGCGGCGTGGCTAACAGCCAGCTGACACCGGGCCTTGCTTTTCGACTTGGGCAAGCAGGTGCGTATGTTTTAAGCAAGGAGCATCCACACCCACGAATTGTGATAGGTAAGGACACCAGGATTTCAGGGGATATGCTTGAAGCGGCATTAATCGCCGGGATTTGCTCTGTTGGAGCGGATGTTTTACGGGTAGGTGTTCTGCCGACACCGGCGATCGCTTACTTAACACGTACCTTAGATGTCAGTGCAGGTGTCGTGATTTCAGCATCCCATAACCCTGTTCAAGATAATGGAATAAAATTTTTTGATTCCACCGGATTTAAATTACCGGATGCCATCGAGGATGAAATTGAAAGTATTGTCCTCAATGAAGATAAACCATGGGATACTCCCATTGGCGGGGAAGTTGGACGTGTTATTGAGGTTAAGGATGCCGGAGAACGGTACATAAACTTTCTTAAGCAGTCCATAGGACGCCTCGATGGTCTTAAAGTTGTGTTGGATTGTGCCAACGGCGCCGCGGCTTACGTAGGACCGGCGGCTTTGCGGGAATTTGGCGTAGAGGTCATTCCGATTTTCCATACTCCGGATGGGGTGAATATCAACGCAGGCTGCGGCTCGACTCATCCTGAAGAGCTGCAGCGTGCTGTTTTGGAACACAGCGCAGACCTTGGCCTGGCCAATGACGGTGATGCCGACCGCTTGATAGCAGTGGATGAACTTGGAAATATTCTTGATGGGGATTTCATTATGGTGATCTGTGCTTTAGCCCAGAAAGCGAAGGGAACCTTAGCAGAAAATGCTGTGGTTGTTACAGTCATGAGCAATCTGGGGTTGCATTTAGCGCTTAAGGAAGCGGGAATCACCATTCACGAGACCCAAGTCGGAGATCGTTATGTCATGGAGGAACTGCTGCGCACAGGAGCGAAATTAGGCGGAGAACAATCAGGTCATATAATTTTCTTGGATCAGAACACCACAGGGGATGGCTTATTGACAGCCCTTCATTTGCTGTCGGTGGTCAAAGAACGGGAAATCCCGCTGTCCCAGCTTGCTCTGCAAATGCAGCGACTGCCTCAAGTTCTTCTCAATGCCCGGGTAACCAATAAAGAACGTTTAATGTCCGATGACAGGATACTCGCCAAAGTTAGGGAAGCCGAAGAAGTTCTGGGCGGAAGGGGCCGGGTTTTAGTACGTCCTTCGGGGACAGAGCCTTTGATTCGAGTGATGGTAGAAGGACCTGATCAGGAAAAATTAACAGAATTAGCCCAAGGAGTTATTGACTTTATCATTAAATGTGATGCATGA
- a CDS encoding flavodoxin family protein encodes MPLSVLGIACSPRRSGNTTRLLLEAKETIVGEGHNFELIYLSDLKVNPCQGCNACSISGVCIIKDDISKLQDKLISADRIMIAAPIFMMGVNAQTKILIDRMQVLWARKYVLNLPLINSSKSERRGLFLSTAGTKKPDVFKCAERSIQTFFHMLGIKYDQPCLYSGIDRAGEILDHPTALEDIRKAAEALLRE; translated from the coding sequence ATGCCGTTATCAGTACTTGGTATTGCCTGCAGTCCTCGCCGCAGTGGCAACACTACCCGACTATTATTAGAGGCAAAAGAAACTATAGTAGGTGAGGGTCACAATTTTGAGCTGATTTATCTTTCTGATCTGAAAGTAAATCCCTGTCAAGGCTGTAATGCCTGTTCGATTAGCGGGGTCTGCATAATCAAAGACGATATTTCAAAACTTCAAGATAAGCTGATCTCTGCAGATAGGATTATGATAGCTGCTCCAATTTTTATGATGGGCGTAAATGCCCAAACAAAAATTTTAATTGACCGCATGCAGGTGCTTTGGGCTCGTAAATACGTACTTAATCTTCCGTTAATTAATTCATCTAAATCCGAGCGGAGAGGACTTTTCCTATCGACCGCCGGTACTAAAAAACCAGATGTATTCAAGTGTGCCGAACGTTCTATTCAAACATTCTTTCATATGTTGGGAATCAAGTATGATCAACCTTGTCTTTACAGCGGGATTGATCGGGCCGGAGAGATCCTGGATCATCCTACAGCCTTGGAAGATATACGCAAGGCTGCAGAAGCGTTGCTTCGGGAGTAG
- a CDS encoding response regulator, whose translation MNKIEKNIVKNTDNNRQKKPLKLLIVEDDEINRMVMEKIAIRKGWEVLLAENGEVAVDIYQKLEFEVIIMDCQMPILDGFKATRAIRQLESNSGTHIPIIALTANTLEGDREKCLNAGMDDYLTKPIETNDFYTIVEKWSNKSCC comes from the coding sequence GTGAATAAAATAGAGAAGAACATAGTTAAAAATACTGATAATAATCGCCAGAAGAAGCCGTTAAAATTGCTAATCGTAGAGGATGATGAGATCAATAGAATGGTGATGGAAAAAATAGCAATTAGAAAAGGATGGGAGGTTTTATTGGCAGAGAACGGAGAAGTTGCTGTTGATATCTATCAGAAGCTGGAATTTGAAGTAATCATCATGGATTGCCAGATGCCTATATTAGACGGGTTCAAGGCAACACGAGCGATAAGACAATTGGAGAGTAACAGCGGTACGCATATACCTATTATTGCCCTGACCGCTAACACCTTAGAAGGAGATAGGGAAAAATGCCTCAATGCTGGAATGGACGATTACTTAACAAAACCTATTGAAACAAACGATTTTTACACTATTGTTGAGAAATGGTCCAATAAATCTTGTTGCTAA
- a CDS encoding DUF3231 family protein → MENLNEIQQSTLEQLPFGNYQHNLSDIPPTASDIGHLWTGYMAETMSVCMLKHITEQTKDPDIKPILQQALDLSTERVKSMENLYTSIHHPIPIGFGEKDVDASAPGLFSEAFGLIYTRLMSLYVVEHYLLALTRSPRSDFRQIYLNAITSSSNLIEKTTNVLLAKGLLPKSPIIVVPDQLKLVDDKNYYGSIFGGKRTLNAVEISHLYHCIVIKMVFSTLNLGFAQVTKSKDIKKYFERGKQIDSEHTKILGSILQEENLTIPMPGEFQVSDSKHSPYSEKLMLFHSTVVTSYSTLSDAFALTSSARKDLVTAFSRLSIESLEYAKHGADLLIENNWLERIPETVNRKELIH, encoded by the coding sequence ATGGAAAATCTCAATGAGATTCAGCAAAGTACCCTCGAACAATTGCCATTTGGCAATTACCAACATAACTTATCAGATATTCCGCCTACAGCTTCAGATATCGGACATCTTTGGACAGGTTATATGGCAGAAACCATGTCTGTATGTATGCTTAAACATATCACAGAACAAACGAAAGACCCCGATATAAAGCCTATCCTGCAACAAGCTCTCGATTTATCAACCGAACGGGTTAAATCAATGGAAAACTTGTATACTTCCATCCATCATCCAATCCCAATTGGTTTTGGGGAAAAAGACGTAGATGCCAGTGCTCCTGGTCTTTTCTCTGAAGCTTTTGGCTTGATCTACACGCGGCTCATGAGCCTTTATGTTGTGGAGCATTATCTTTTAGCATTGACTCGGAGTCCCCGCTCTGATTTTAGACAAATATATTTAAATGCAATTACGTCTTCGAGCAATCTCATCGAAAAGACAACGAATGTCTTATTAGCAAAAGGGCTACTTCCGAAATCCCCAATTATTGTTGTTCCCGATCAACTTAAACTTGTTGATGACAAAAATTATTATGGTTCAATTTTCGGAGGGAAAAGAACCCTAAATGCTGTAGAGATTAGTCACTTATACCATTGCATCGTAATCAAAATGGTATTTTCTACTTTGAATTTAGGCTTCGCTCAAGTTACTAAGTCAAAAGATATTAAGAAATATTTCGAGAGAGGAAAGCAAATTGATAGTGAACATACTAAAATTTTAGGAAGTATCCTACAAGAAGAAAATTTAACTATACCCATGCCAGGGGAATTTCAGGTCTCTGACTCAAAACATTCTCCTTATAGCGAAAAGTTAATGCTTTTCCATTCAACTGTTGTAACATCTTATAGTACATTGTCAGATGCCTTTGCTCTGACGAGCTCTGCCCGAAAAGATTTAGTTACTGCTTTTAGTCGACTGAGCATTGAGTCTTTAGAGTATGCCAAGCATGGCGCTGACTTATTGATTGAAAACAATTGGTTAGAAAGGATCCCAGAAACTGTTAACCGCAAAGAATTAATCCATTAA
- a CDS encoding FprA family A-type flavoprotein: MKAIEVKHGIYWVGALNPDLRIFDVIMETKSGTTYNSYLVRGENKTALFEVVKDGFENELIERISSVIDPEAIDYIIFDHTEPDHSGSIQNVLLKMPKAQVLGSQAAITFLSQILNTDFNKRIVKHGEELDLGGKTLRFLSTPFLHWPDTMMTYLPEDKILFSCDAFGSHFCNQELFNDLVGDFSEEFKFYYDAIIYPFSNYALEAASKIKDLEIDMICPSHGPILRQDPWSYINSYVDWSTREMEEGSKSVIVIYTSNYGYTARLAKEIAVGLADGGVKVEVMDILEHSKADLRKKIDLADGLLIGSPTFNRDAIPPIWELLAEVSAIINKGKPAAAFGSYGWSGEAVKYMEQRLQQLQFKITQPGLRVNFVPNADNLEEARNFGREFASVVANKT, encoded by the coding sequence ATGAAGGCAATCGAAGTTAAACACGGGATATATTGGGTAGGAGCATTAAATCCTGATCTGCGCATTTTTGACGTCATAATGGAGACAAAAAGCGGCACAACCTATAACTCTTATCTAGTCAGAGGTGAAAATAAAACAGCCTTGTTTGAAGTTGTTAAAGATGGCTTTGAGAATGAACTTATCGAAAGAATCTCAAGTGTGATTGACCCCGAAGCTATCGACTACATTATCTTTGATCACACCGAACCGGATCACTCTGGTTCTATTCAAAATGTTTTACTGAAGATGCCGAAGGCCCAGGTTTTAGGTTCTCAAGCGGCGATAACGTTTCTTTCTCAAATTCTAAACACTGATTTTAATAAACGAATTGTTAAACATGGGGAAGAACTGGATCTTGGCGGAAAGACATTGCGCTTTCTCTCTACACCTTTTTTACATTGGCCAGATACCATGATGACTTATTTGCCGGAAGATAAAATTCTGTTTAGTTGTGATGCTTTCGGCAGTCATTTTTGCAATCAAGAGCTATTCAATGACCTAGTAGGTGACTTTTCCGAAGAATTCAAGTTTTATTACGATGCCATTATATATCCTTTTAGTAATTATGCTCTTGAAGCAGCCAGCAAGATCAAAGATCTGGAAATTGACATGATTTGTCCGTCTCACGGACCGATTTTACGTCAGGATCCCTGGTCATATATTAATAGTTATGTTGATTGGTCTACAAGGGAAATGGAGGAAGGGTCAAAAAGTGTTATAGTAATATATACTTCAAATTATGGTTATACCGCCAGACTTGCCAAGGAAATAGCTGTCGGTCTGGCTGATGGGGGTGTGAAGGTTGAGGTAATGGATATCTTGGAGCACTCCAAAGCTGATCTGCGGAAAAAGATCGACCTAGCTGATGGACTCCTGATTGGTTCTCCCACCTTCAATAGGGACGCTATACCTCCTATTTGGGAATTGCTGGCGGAGGTTTCAGCAATTATTAACAAAGGCAAACCTGCAGCTGCCTTTGGCTCCTATGGTTGGAGTGGTGAGGCAGTAAAATACATGGAACAGCGGCTGCAACAACTGCAGTTTAAGATTACCCAGCCTGGTTTGCGTGTTAATTTCGTACCGAATGCTGACAATCTGGAAGAAGCCAGGAATTTCGGACGAGAATTTGCCTCAGTTGTTGCAAATAAGACTTGA